The genome window ACTGATCTCTACTGCCACCGTGTGTTCAAACATGAGAAAACATCCTGACTGTGTGTTTATGATAACAGGGTTCTTACCTGCACACTTTGAGCGCATAGAGAGCCTCAAACGTATGTACAACCCAGGTCAAAAACCATCTGAAACACAAGCAGAGGGTCATGAGAGTTTCtgtatgacatttacatttagtcatttggcagacgcttttatccaaagcgactaacagtgcacttattacagggacaatccccctggagcaacatggagtaaagtgtcttgctcaaggacacactggtggtggatgctgggatcgaaccagcaacctttgatttaccagttcagtggtttaacccactagaccaccatctccacacaCTGGGGTGCGGTGAGAATGCACGCGTGATATGGACTCACCCGTAATACATGATCTGATAATGATTGTCAACCAAATGTTTGGCCAGAGCACCGAGAGGACCCAGAGAGCCATAGGGAACATCCTGCGGCCAAAACACCGTCCACTGAAAAACAGAAGAACATTCAAGAACTTACAGCGATCAGCCTTGAAGCTTCTGTTCAGAGAGTCGGAAAATCAAACTGCTGATGAATTCATTTTCATCGACTTCACACACTGTTGCACTCTTGGTCACTCTTTATCAGATTTATTTCTCAGGACACAATTTACAATCTTCTTTTCTACATAAAAGCCAATCACAGTTAGTATAGACAGAGCAAATCTCTCTGAGCGTTTATTGACAGCAGTGGATAATAGCGGTGTGGTAATATGAAGAATTGTTACTATGGTATTTTAGATAAAGACAGGTCCCAGATCAATGTGAATCATTGTCAAATGAAAAGTCAGCTGTTCTCTGAAGGCCACAGGGCGACAGAATAACACAAACCATTCAAACTAAACACAGCTTATTCATGAAACTCCACTGAAACACATTTGTGTGAACGTTCCTCTGACGTAAACAAACACAACCTAAAGAGTAGATTTatgaatcatttactcacaattCAATCCACGAATCACAACCTTTCACAAACACTATACACATTAACAGTATATACAGTAGTGTGACACACTATACTATACATTCACTGACccacaatatattttaaaagcatataCACTACAGGCAGTATATCAGCACACATTGACAGGTGTACAGGTGAATAATACCCATAAAGTAAAAAAGCTCAACTTCATGTATCAGTGAGCGGTCGCCTCCCAGGAAGCTGAATattaaacagattaaatgattatttgaaaaataaaaaatgcaaaaggttTGTTCAAGGTTTTGGGGGTAAAGAATAGAAATGAGctcaatataaaaacaatagaagtctGTATGAAGTCAACACAAATATACCAaaacaaacctgtgtgtgtgtgtgtgtgtgtgtgtgtgtgtgcataacAGTATGTGCTATAAGTGAACTTTATACATTGTCATGATGAATGAATGAGAGGAAAGGTAAATGAACACAACTGTGCTGTTTTGCAATCACTCTTCTAATCAAAGTGAACCATTAACTTTAAACTGATCAAAGTTCAGATCCCCTAaacatcatagaaaactttttgcactttttagattttgtaaaaatattgttctgtacaatttataaacgggaactcaattttggtccccacagtggcacgagtccccatgagttggtgcgttcaggtttaggtccccaccgggatataaaaacatgcacacacacacacacgcacgcacgcacgcacgcacacgcgtTGTGGTACACCTgtagtgtgtttttttgtgtgtgtattgataATCTTAGGTTACGCTAAACGTTAGTGCTACACGACATTGAGGTCAATTAAAATAACTTGATACACATTAGAATATGTGATACGATCATGTTTAGCAgacttaaattatattgaaatcCCTTCAGATCGTTATTTGTGTCACAGCGTCTCCTCCTCACCGGATCTGCGTCCACATCAAACTTTCACTGTATGGAGAACTTGTGAAGAACTTAAGTCATCAGATATTGTAAACCCCTGCGGTATGTACACGTGACAAATGTCGATCATTTCGATATATCTCGAAGTCCTAACACAGTGAGGATCAGACGAACGGACACCCATCCgagatcagatcagatcagatcgGACTCAATAATTGATGAGAGCTCACCGTGTAGAAAGTCAATGAGACAGTGACGATCACAATCCAGAATAAACTGCTTCTCCTGAAGTATTCACTGCTGACGTCACTTTTAGCCATCACGAGACCGTCCGAATCAAACGCGCTACTGTAAAAACTGAAGCTCCTGTCAACTCGCGACAATCATTCCGTCACCGTGGAGATCAATGCCGGAAATGACGtgtaacacaccaaagataaAAGTCACGCCTGGATTTgagatataattaatttttagTTTCTTGATTGGACTTATGTTTTATACTGCAATGAAACATTACAATAATTAGAAATGAGAATAACTGTTCAATTGAAATACGTAAAAAACTAAAGGTTCTAAGTACATAATTATCgttaaactctctctctctctctctctctctctctccaaaagaaattaagagtttggctccaaaaaatcatattatctttaatgtgtttaaatgtgttagttagctgtattttatgtgttattatgtcttaaatcaaaacaaaccaacttcagtttgattgataagtggaatacacaataaaaaatgattttagaaacattaaagaaaattaaataaaaaatgatctcattttggaaccaaacatttcatatactgcaatacaaatattacaaccTCTAGCAAtaagaaaaatacacatttatttttattgtattagatataaaaagtgtttaatatCTTATTTCTATTGTTAAAGATGTGTAAAAAGAAACAGTGGAATCCAATCTTGACAAgatgtgttttaataataaaaatgtgtctgaAAATGAACATCACACATGATCTCACAACAGAAGAACTTCAACGTTATCAAACTAACTTCAAAACCCATTTCAAACTAATTTAACCCAATTTCAAATCTCTTATAAACCGAGAAGACGAagatataaatatgaaaaaaaactaatctttCCGCATTTATTATGGCATGTATTACATACCAAATGTTCAACAacaaacattatacaaaataaaccaGACTCATTTCATATGAAGTCAAAAATAAGTTTAGTAAATCATCTTCTGTCAGCTGACAAACTGATGTGAAGAAACGAATGAAAGAGTCACTCAAgatcagaacaaaacaaatattttcttgaCAAATCCCACTAATAACCCCAATAACAcatgataaaaaacacacaaaagcgtGATGTTGTCAGCTGACTGTAGAGATGCTCATTCTCTGCTTAcggtttgattgacaggcggtttgattgacaggcagTTTGATGGTCATGATACACACTGATTGAGTTGAGTTTGATGTGGGTCTGCAGCTCCAGATGAAGGCATCAGTGTGTTACACGACGGGAGGAataaatactctctctctctccttttcacTTGTCAGAGGTGATTTGGCACAATCATTTTACAAGAGAGATCAACAGAATCCAAGACTAACTTGTGCATTTTGTCATCATGGTACTGTgtataaatcaatataatatgtttacattacattcatttacatgttgagtcaaaacaaaacagtacAAAATATCTATAAAAACAGCTACATGCCATCACACTAACAGGCGAAACAAAACTCCAATATTAAAAAAGAGGTTATGTACATTTCCAaatgtctttttgtcttttttacttAAGGTTAaattaacagaaatattacCCAGTGTACCTCAAGCCAGACGctcacaaacaacacaactCGCATACGTGAAGCACAACttcaatacaaaaataaagaatgcCTGGCATCTAACACTGATTTCAtctgcattcacacacacacacggctgcAGGAGGTGACACACGTGTACAGTAGAAACtgttgtcacacacacacacacacacacacacactgatgacaAACTGTAGAAAAGCGTAGAAAGGCATTCATAAATAACACTGTTAGTCTCTGTCGGCTTTATGAATCGCTCTTGGCGTTCTGTGAGGCGTCGAGATTGACGACCTGAAGCTCCGTCAGGTTACTGCTGCCGCTGGACTGTTGACCAATCaccatctgcagaacacaaaacctCATGAGACCTGACCACCGGCTCGAGGAATCAACATCACAGCACAACAAACCATCAGCACACGTCGCTACTCTACTGTACACAAAACCCTGTCTCACTgaacacacaaaaccaccacacaaatacagaataaaacagCCTGATTCTATGAAACTGTCAGGAGTTTGCAGGCGATGTCCTGCTGTGTATGCTAAGCAGCTCACTAGATTTGAGAACTGAGCTGTTAGCGTGTTTAATGATAGAAGCAAGTCTCATCTTATAAATGTTTGAATCCATGAACCTGTTTATTGGTTTGTGGGAGGGCTGGTGTGAGTGACAAGCGTGTGTGAGCGATCATACTGGGAGGAGTTTCACGCAGTGTGTTAGTGCAGCCAGAGGCATGCTGGGTAATGAGAGAATATTGAGAGTTTCACTTGTGAAATGCTGATCTTGCCGTACTGGGTGAAGCTGAACCGCTGAGACGGGAATCTGAACGGTGCCAGGAGACGCGGTGAGAAACACCTGAGAAACACCACctgatcaacacacacacacacactttttaaaagattgatatcattattttgtgtatgtttgcgtcactgtttgagtgtgtgtctgtctgtgtgtgtgtgtcacccaCCTGTGTCGTGGTGTTGTGCGTGGGACACCTGCATGGCAGACTGTCCCTGTGAGAAGGCATTGAGTACAGTCAGACCCCCCTCTGTAAGAGTAGGAGCTGACGCATACATGACCGTGTGCGGGCTGGAATACATCATGTGACCTGCCATAGAGGTGGGCACTGATGATGTGACAATGGTTGCTGGGAGACTGACTGTGGattatggagagagagagagagagagagagagagtgagagagagatagtgagcgtgggagagagagagagagtcaactGTAATTACAGATGTTCAGCTCAAGGTGTCAGTGTGACACAAGTTTAGACCAAAATAAAGGACAGAAGCTGCTGACTCACTTTCCAATAAAGCACATTCTTCTGTGTATAATAtttgtgatgtgtttattaatgatgtgatgtgtgtttgttgtacCAGTGGATGCGCTGCTGCTCTCTGGGCCGCTGTTGCTGGTGCTGATGGATCCAGACTGACTGCTGGGCTGAACCTGTATGGTCTGGATCTGATGGGGTAAAGACCCacctgacacaaacacacaaacacagcatgaCACACCGTCTGATGTCCTGCAAGCTAAAACTTcccaaaaaactattttaatctAAAGGAACAATCCATACATACTTAAACACCATCAATTAGTGTAAAGTAGCAGAAAATGGGTttgattccaggggattgctcATAGTCAGAATGAAATGTATAGCACAATCATGCAATGTAAGACGCTTTGAATTaaagcgtctggcaaatgcataaatgtaaatacagagCGGTCCTTCATACACTGAATTCTCTGCCATCTTTACCGACAAACAGCTCTACAAAGCACGtgtcctcttcttcttcctctaCCCTGCGGTAAGTATTCCGGTTCACAAATGAGGGAAAGTGTCTATTAACTTACTCCTAACTGCTATCTTGCTGTCAGATGAAACGCCTTTAGCAGCGTTGCTATTTACCGTAAGCGAGTTCTGCCCTCAAACGTGCTGTACAATGCAAGCATGAATGCTTCGCTTCATCATAGCTTAGACCATGCAAATAATAGTGAAGATGAATAAAATAAGCGAAGACGACATGAGTACATTCAAGCACACACTGGTTCCAGATCAACAATGATGCTGAAATCTGCTGTTACTGTGCGTTCACACCGCTGACGTCGAGAGAGTCATAAGTTGCCAGAGGTCAATCATTTTCAATGTGAGCCGGCAGCGAGCAGCAGCGCGTCTTGGCTGTTGAGGAGAGTTGAAATCTAGTCAAGTTTATGGTAATGCTCTATGTCGCGATTCGCCGGCATCAAATAAGGATGAAGAAGTCGACCGCTTGAGAGGATTCCAGAGAACACAGCCGTGTAAACTTTGTTCTACCTCAGAGCGTTCACAAATCTTTCTACAGCGCTGTTGGCAGGACGGCCAGAGCGATTTTTGACACTCTTGACGGCGGCGGTGTGAACGCACACTAACACAGCTAATAttaccacaacaacaacaatatatcttggttctaacaaagAGTAAAAAACAATGTTCCTCACATACTGATCTTAATCAAAGGAACCTCCTCAGGGTGATTTTTAGacaatctttctctccaacgaaagtatctctgctaaaagccttagtaccACAGGTCCTAATGcatctctgctggaaagtctttataatattaacccAGTTCCTAAcgtttatccttctttttaaacttaaaatccTCAGACCCTTTATTTCAACATGAGAAGACACACTCTTTCAGCCGACgacatatttttgtactgtggaggccaccgtcgtgtttggactgagagattggttgcaattctcaaaccGCTATAAATCCCACTCTTGACCTTTAATAATCAATTTCCCTCATGAGGACTACTGGTCGAGACACACAATGTTGTTGTTAATAACACACTCACTGGCGAGGGAAACGGTGGCGGGCAGGCGGAACACAGCCTGTTGGTTCTGTTGCTGGTGGTTTAGGGTGGATGAGGCGCTCTGTCCCAGTGAACTGTGCAGGGCGAGTGAATGTTGCTGCAGTTGACCCAGAGGAATGGTGGAAGTCCCGGGCGCAAACGGAGTGCCTGATAAATAAAACACGAGAGAAGAGTGGAGAAACAAACGAGACTACAGTGCAGCAGATAAACCCATCAATGCACATGCActacatcaaatatttaaaagcatcactgcaccccaaaataaaaacaagagaagGTGAACGGAAGGTCGTCAGGTGAAAGCGCAGCTGCTATCGCGGTAATTTGCAGCAGCCGGTGTGAGAGGACGTGACGCCTGCGGGCCGACCGACGGCCCACCTGCCTGTACACCCAAGCTCCAACAGCTGAGAGACGCTGACGCAGGAAACAGAGCGTTCACAGGAAAACAGTCAAACTGCAAACGCCCGCTCAAGACCACATCTACCAGAAATATCTGAGCACGATACGAAAATACTCTGCACCCACTCGCACTACGTTTTCTGTCTCCTGATTCCCATGATCCTCGGCTCCTCTGCCGTTTCATTTTCATCTGACCACAGCCATTGAATATTCATCCGTGAGAGCGCTCCGCCGCTTTTGTTTGCTCATGCAAATGAATCTCCATCTACAACAGCGATCAAAGGCAGAAGACACGGCTGCTGCTGGGTGATATTTAACTGGATGAGGTGAATGAAACCTGCACACATGCACAACGGCTTCGTTCTACTAAAACGAATTAACAGGATTCAAAATGATGATGAAAAGCGGCCATGATAGCAATCATGTCAGTTATGACAATGAGTAGCCAAAATGACTAGTTAACCCAGAAACACAAGGCCGAACCCCCAACGCACAACTAGAGCTGAGAACCAGGGAAAAGAGACAGGAGCTCACCTGACATGAAGGTAAATCCTCCGGGTATCTGCATGACGCCTGACGCTCCTCCGCTCTTCAGAACCGTACCGTTGGCTCCTGCGATGGAGTTACAGCTGCCGCCGGCAGAGACGGGTGCCAGGTAGTTGGTGATGGGGAAGTTGGGGCCGCTGGTGACCTGCATGCTGGTGGAGGTGGTGGGTACGGTGGTCTGAGAGCTGCTGCTGCCAGGCAGACTTGCCACGGTGAACGTCGGCTTTAAAGAGTCCTGATGGGAAAGTAAGGACACTCGTGAGCCTTTGACCGAGGTCATTCAGTTGTGTGCTCCTACAGACCTAAATTGTTCCGAGATGGGAAGATCAAAGTTTGTGATGAAGAGTACGACAAAGTGTGCAGCCATCAAAATCTCAGACAAAACTCATTTCATTCATAGCAAACCTTACTCGTTCAGATCCATTCGTGATGAACGCTGGTAAATGTGCTTTGATGGTGACTGGTTGCTATGACAACTGCTCTCAAATGTCTGAGCTGTTCAGGACAGACGTGATGTTTCGTACGCGGCATATGTGAGAGTAACATATGAGAGACATCGGACAAAAGCCCACAGGTTTCTACTTTAAAGTCAAAATTGgaagaaattatatttaagaaataagaaattatatttagCATAAAGCAAACCAAGGCGATTCTTTAGAATCATTGCAACTTTAATCTTGAAACAATTCTGAgcaatattgaaataaataacatctataaTACACTcaattttataacatttacaaaaatatcaaCCTGTAACTataacaaaaatacactttatGTTATTTGACAAATTGatgtgacacacacacgcacacacacacatcgacacgcacgcacacgagcacacacacacacacactctcctgCAGTTTAAGTTcccattatcatttttttttctctctctctctgtctgtctatgaTTCTCACTTtatctttatctctctctcacgctcttgctctctctctctgtctctctcactctatctttaactctctctctttctctttctctctctctctctctttatctctctctcgttctgtctctctctctcactctctctctctgtctctctctctctctctgtctctcgctctctctctctctctctctcactctctctcttccttgctctctcactctctcactctctctctctctctctgtctctctgtctctctgtctctctgtctctctgtctctgtctctctctctctctctctctctatctctctctctctgtctctctctctcgctctctctctctgtctctctctgtctctcgctctctctctctctctctctttatctctctctctttctctctctcacgctctctcttccttgctctctcgctctctttctatctcactctcgctctctctcactctctctctctcgttcgctcttgttctctctctctttcactcaatTTTTctcactttatctctctctctttgctttcCATTAGCATTCAAGCATGTGCACGGTGTGACCTGAGATGACCTTTCTACTAGAAAAATGGATGTAATGAGTGGGTTATCATGTCAAGATGAATTCTGTAATCTGATGTAATCTGCCGACACGCAGCACAGAGGAAATGACACGACTATAAGATCACAGCTCAACAGAGAGTCTATTCTGAGCTCTAAATGACACTTGTCAACATTatcttctttaaaacatttgacattgtgtTACGAGAGCCCAGAGACATCATGTGATAATTTTTGACAAAGGCACAAGGCAAAATGTAATGCAGAATGTAAAACAGATAAAGAAACTCAATAGTGTCAAAGTGAACGCACAGCTGTCATCTTTTATCAATATTAATGTCAGAGCACAATTTCACCCTTTCAAAGTTAAAGAACATCACTAGCTGGGTTTCAATCACCCTGTTTTTATACGCATTTTGTAATTATCATATATGCAAATGACTTTTCTTACTGATATTTAGTGCAAGTTTATTAGGAAGTGATATTTGACAAGTTGGATGGAAACAGTGcttctttgtaaaaaaaaaatgtgatattcCAGTTTTGTGCAATTCGCAACTTTAGAGGAAACTCGGCTAATGATAAACTCACAAACTGTCCAATCACATCCGTCAATCCCTCACGCTGCAGGACATGCTCTGGTGAAAGTCACGCTGGACACTGAAGGAGCATGGGGGGTTGAGGGGAACAGCTGAGGGTGTGACAGCTGTCAGGAAACACAAGCGTTTAACCCGTCACACGCCACAGCAGCGTCAATGAGTCTCattcacatcacaaacacacacacacgttt of Triplophysa dalaica isolate WHDGS20190420 chromosome 11, ASM1584641v1, whole genome shotgun sequence contains these proteins:
- the tmem254 gene encoding transmembrane protein 254; this translates as MAKSDVSSEYFRRSSLFWIVIVTVSLTFYTWTVFWPQDVPYGSLGPLGALAKHLVDNHYQIMYYGWFLTWVVHTFEALYALKVCSDKGIDSSSTRLLWFVQTFFFGFASLGILLKYKAGGRSKRH
- the srfb gene encoding serum response factor b isoform X1 translates to MLSSQISGNGSGAGKSASAVLMNSGVRSGFAGMLGGNPGSRGGVRPGNASMLGLGQGMVGIPGRFESDKAGAPHRCSGSDLDSDSGDEDEISGRRGGGVKRERAEMEATMVAQEAGLPSLVAGGAAGAKPGKKTRGRVKIKMEFIDNKLRRYTTFSKRKTGIMKKLFTINTSSISQHACVRTRTPTGLPTGLLVPIRQAYELSTLTGTQVLLLVASETGHVYTFATRKLQPMITSETGKALIQTCLNSPDSPPRSDPSTDQRMSATGFEETDLTYQVSESESLGETKDSLKPTFTVASLPGSSSSQTTVPTTSTSMQVTSGPNFPITNYLAPVSAGGSCNSIAGANGTVLKSGGASGVMQIPGGFTFMSGTPFAPGTSTIPLGQLQQHSLALHSSLGQSASSTLNHQQQNQQAVFRLPATVSLASGSLPHQIQTIQVQPSSQSGSISTSNSGPESSSASTVSLPATIVTSSVPTSMAGHMMYSSPHTVMYASAPTLTEGGLTVLNAFSQGQSAMQVSHAQHHDTGGVSQVFLTASPGTVQIPVSAVQLHPMVIGQQSSGSSNLTELQVVNLDASQNAKSDS
- the srfb gene encoding serum response factor b isoform X3, with translation MLSSQISGNGSGAGKSASAVLMNSGVRSGFAGMLGGNPGSRGGVRPGNASMLGLGQGMVGIPGRFESDKAGAPHRCSGSDLDSDSGDEDEISGRRGGGVKRERAEMEATMVAQEAGLPSLVAGGAAGAKPGKKTRGRVKIKMEFIDNKLRRYTTFSKRKTGIMKKAYELSTLTGTQVLLLVASETGHVYTFATRKLQPMITSETGKALIQTCLNSPDSPPRSDPSTDQRMSATGFEETDLTYQVSESESLGETKDSLKPTFTVASLPGSSSSQTTVPTTSTSMQVTSGPNFPITNYLAPVSAGGSCNSIAGANGTVLKSGGASGVMQIPGGFTFMSGTPFAPGTSTIPLGQLQQHSLALHSSLGQSASSTLNHQQQNQQAVFRLPATVSLASGSLPHQIQTIQVQPSSQSGSISTSNSGPESSSASTVSLPATIVTSSVPTSMAGHMMYSSPHTVMYASAPTLTEGGLTVLNAFSQGQSAMQVSHAQHHDTGGVSQVFLTASPGTVQIPVSAVQLHPMVIGQQSSGSSNLTELQVVNLDASQNAKSDS